In Nissabacter sp. SGAir0207, the genomic stretch CGTTATGTCTGCTACCCATGATTACCCCGGCAAGGCCAACCTGCGCCCCCACGACGCGGCGAAGCGCACCCGCCTGATGAACCTGTTTGTGTCATTTGCGGCGGCGATGGCTGGCCTGTTGTTCGGGCTGGATATTGGCGTCATTTCCGGCGCGCTGCCCTTCATTACCGATCACTTCACCCTCAGCAGCCGCCTGCAGGAGTGGGTGGTCAGCACCATGATGCTTGGCGCGGCGCTGGGCGCGCTGGCAAACGGCTGGTTGTCGTCACGGCTGGGGCGCAAATACAGCCTGATGATCGGCGCGCTGCTGTTTGTGCTCGGCTCGGCTGGCTCAGCGCTGGCACACAGCATTGAGTTGCTGCTGCTGTCGCGGGTGCTGCTCGGCTTTGCGGTCGGCATCGCCTCCTACACCGCGCCGCTCTACCTCTCTGAAATGGCCACGGAGAACATCCGCGGCAAGATGATCGCCATGTACCAGCTGATGGTGACAATCGGCATCCTGCTGGCCTTCCTCTCTGACACCGCCTTCAGCGCCAGCGGCAACTGGCGCGCGATGCTCGGTGTGCTTTGCGTTCCGGCGCTGGTGCTGCTGGTGGCGGTGTTCTTCCTGCCCAACAGCCCGCGCTGGCTGGCGGCCAAGGGGCGGCATGTGGAGGCGGAGCAGGTGCTGAACATGCTCCGCGACACCTCCGAGAAGGCGCGTCAGGAGCTGAACGAGATCCGCGAGAGCCTGAAGCTGAAACAGAATGGCTGGGGGCTGTTCAGAACCAACGCCAACGTCCGCCGCGCGGTGTTCCTCGGCATGTTGCTTCAGGCGATGCAGCAGTTTACCGGCATGAACGTCATCATGTACTACGCGCCAAAAATCTTCAGCCTGGCGGGCTTCACCACCACCCACGAGCAGATGATGGCGACCGTGGTGGTGGGCCTGACCTTCGTGCTGGCGACCTTTATCGCCATCGGCATGGTGGACAAGGCGGGCCGAAAACCGGCGCTGAAGATCGGCTTCTCGGTGATCGCCATCGGCACTCTGGTGCTCGGCTTCTGCCTGCAACAGATGGGCAGTGGCAGCGGCTCCAGCGGCCTCTCCTACCTCTCCGTTGGCATGACCATGATGTGCATCGCTGGCTACGCGATGAGCGCCGCGCCAGTGGTATGGATCCTCTGCTCCGAGATCCAGCCGCTGAAGAGCCGCGACTTCGGCATCACCTGTTCCACCACCACCAACTGGGTCGCCAACATGATCATCGGCGCGACCTTCCTGACGCTGCTCAACAGCATCGGCGCAGCGGCTACTTTCTGGCTCTATGCCGCGCTCAACGTGCTGTTCGTGGTGATCACCTTTGTGCTGATCCCAGAGACCAAAAACGTCACCCTGGAGCACATCGAGCGCAACCTGATGGCGGGCAAAAAGCTGCGCGACATCGGCAACTGACGGGCATGGCACCACTTGCCCCCAGCGCGTAAGCCGGGGGCACGCGGCTCAGACGCCCCCAGCGCCACGCGCTGGGGGCGTTGGCTTATTTCGGTAGCGCCAGCGCCACGCCACCGGGGTGGCCGGTGATCTGTTTCCACGGCAGCACCGACCAGCTCTCCCCCTCGCAGGCGCGCATCACGCGGGCGAAAGAGGGGCCAAACCAGATGCCCTGCGGCGTGAAGTACCAGGCCGGGAAGTTCCAGATCTCCGGGTCACTGAAGTTGCAGCCATCCTCATCCTCCTCTGCTGGCACGGCCATCTGTTCCGGGTAGAGCGTTTGGAATTGGCGCACCAACCAGGGGGCCAGCGTATGGCTGCGGTAGGCGGCGTAGTCATCAAAACTGACGCTGTCCGTGGTTTCGTTCGCATCCTGTCCACCGTCGTAGAAGTTGTTCTCCTCATACAAGTAGTGGAAGGGCTTGCCCTCTCCCAGCCAGAGCACATCCTCCAGCGCCAGCTTCTCGCCAGTCTGCGCATTCAGGTTCAGCGGTGCGTCGCCAAAGTCCGGGTGTGCGCCGCCGCAGTCATAGCTGGTGAACACGCTGACGCTGACCACCGCCGGTGAGAGCAGGGTGGGCGTCACGGTCTGGGAGAACTCCCCCTGGCCGAAACGGCTGGCCCCCAGCTGGCAGGCATGGTAATCCACCACCTCCTGCCATAGCCGGGCGCGCAGCTGGCGGTTCAGCGCCTCCAGTTGCGCCGGCGGGTAGCCAGAGAGGATCTCAAACAGCCGGATGCCAGATTGCGGCTCACGCCACCACTGGATGGCGTAGCCCATCACCGTCTGTGGCTTGTCGCGCTGCAACCGTAACCCATGCAGGCGCAGGTACTCATAAGGATCGCTGTCGGCCAGCGTCGCCAGATAGGCGTCCTCACCCGCGGCGGCCGTGGGGTGGGCCTGCGTGAGCTGCAACGGCAACACTTTGCCCTGCGGGCTGCGCCACTCCCCCTGCCAGCCCTGTTCGGCGGGTTGTAGGCTGATGGTCGGGTGCGGCGTGTCATCCAGCGCGTCCAGCCCCTCGCTCATGCTGAGGTCATGGTTCACCAGCGTGCCGCTCAGCGGCAGGTCGAGGTGGTATTTCTGGTAGAAGTAGCGGCCTGTCACTTCGTTTGGCTGGGTTAGGTCCAGCTCCACGACCACGGATTGGTCGC encodes the following:
- a CDS encoding sugar porter family MFS transporter, which codes for MNLFVSFAAAMAGLLFGLDIGVISGALPFITDHFTLSSRLQEWVVSTMMLGAALGALANGWLSSRLGRKYSLMIGALLFVLGSAGSALAHSIELLLLSRVLLGFAVGIASYTAPLYLSEMATENIRGKMIAMYQLMVTIGILLAFLSDTAFSASGNWRAMLGVLCVPALVLLVAVFFLPNSPRWLAAKGRHVEAEQVLNMLRDTSEKARQELNEIRESLKLKQNGWGLFRTNANVRRAVFLGMLLQAMQQFTGMNVIMYYAPKIFSLAGFTTTHEQMMATVVVGLTFVLATFIAIGMVDKAGRKPALKIGFSVIAIGTLVLGFCLQQMGSGSGSSGLSYLSVGMTMMCIAGYAMSAAPVVWILCSEIQPLKSRDFGITCSTTTNWVANMIIGATFLTLLNSIGAAATFWLYAALNVLFVVITFVLIPETKNVTLEHIERNLMAGKKLRDIGN